Proteins found in one Bordetella genomosp. 9 genomic segment:
- a CDS encoding MFS transporter — MSSATARPGRQPAAHAVTLQVISIVFFTFLCYLVIGLPMAVLPGYVHGDLGYGSVLAGVVISVQYVATLLSRSHAGRMADTVGPKQTVLIGLAACAASGVFLLLAYVLADRPALSLTALIVGRLVLGFGESWVGTGSITWGIGRVGATHTAKVISWNGISTYGALAIGAPLGVQLQSHWGFGAVGGAVLAAGLLGLALAAPRARVAVVGGARMAFSQVVARVLPHGLALGLASVGFGSIAAFVTLYYAFHHWDGAALSLSVFGCFFIGARLLLGSTIGRFGGFRVAIASISVEIIGLLLLWLASAPWMALAGAALTGFGFSLVFPSVGVEAVNRVPPGNRGAALGAYSAFLDLSLGITGPVAGLIVTGFGYPAIFLFAALSAAIAICIALALQRGARAAATGGQAVAASQAVAVAGQPVPAGGD, encoded by the coding sequence ATGTCCTCCGCCACCGCCAGACCCGGCAGGCAGCCGGCGGCCCATGCCGTCACGCTGCAAGTCATCTCCATCGTTTTCTTCACCTTCCTGTGCTACCTGGTCATCGGCCTGCCGATGGCGGTGCTGCCGGGCTACGTCCATGGCGACCTGGGCTACGGGTCGGTACTGGCGGGCGTGGTGATCAGCGTGCAGTACGTCGCCACGCTGTTGAGCCGTTCCCATGCGGGGCGCATGGCCGACACGGTCGGCCCCAAGCAGACGGTATTGATCGGACTGGCGGCCTGTGCCGCGAGCGGCGTGTTCCTGTTGCTGGCCTATGTGCTGGCCGACCGGCCGGCGCTGAGCCTGACCGCGTTGATCGTCGGGCGGCTGGTCCTGGGGTTCGGCGAAAGCTGGGTCGGCACGGGCAGTATCACCTGGGGCATAGGCCGCGTCGGCGCGACCCATACGGCCAAGGTGATTTCCTGGAACGGCATCAGCACCTACGGGGCGCTGGCCATCGGCGCGCCGTTGGGCGTGCAGCTGCAGTCGCATTGGGGTTTCGGCGCCGTGGGCGGCGCGGTGCTGGCGGCCGGCCTGCTGGGCCTGGCGTTGGCCGCGCCGCGTGCGCGCGTGGCGGTGGTGGGCGGGGCGCGCATGGCGTTTTCCCAGGTCGTGGCGCGCGTGCTGCCGCATGGCCTGGCGCTGGGGCTGGCGTCGGTGGGCTTCGGGTCGATCGCCGCCTTCGTCACGCTGTACTACGCCTTTCACCATTGGGACGGCGCGGCGCTGTCGCTCAGCGTGTTCGGCTGCTTTTTCATCGGCGCGCGCCTGTTGCTGGGCAGCACCATCGGGCGCTTCGGCGGGTTCCGGGTGGCCATTGCTTCCATCAGCGTGGAGATCATCGGCCTGCTGCTGCTGTGGCTGGCGAGCGCGCCCTGGATGGCGCTGGCCGGCGCCGCGCTGACGGGTTTCGGTTTTTCGCTGGTATTCCCGTCGGTAGGCGTGGAAGCCGTCAATCGCGTGCCGCCCGGCAATCGGGGCGCGGCGCTGGGGGCGTATTCGGCTTTCCTGGATCTGTCGCTGGGTATCACCGGTCCCGTGGCCGGGCTGATCGTGACGGGTTTCGGCTATCCGGCGATCTTCCTGTTCGCGGCGTTGTCGGCCGCCATCGCAATCTGCATCGCGCTGGCATTGCAGCGTGGCGCGCGCGCCGCGGCGACGGGCGGGCAGGCCGTGGCGGCATCCCAAGCCGTGGCGGTCGCCGGCCAGCCCGTGCCGGCGGGCGGCGACTGA